The Caulobacter sp. FWC26 genome contains a region encoding:
- a CDS encoding 2OG-Fe(II) oxygenase family protein, whose product MPLHPPLRINTDLPIDALAERFARDGHVQIPVFLTPQDADAVAGLMESLTWNIAAPDEASETLVITPEVIKKFGEAQVRQFLQCALKRAARGFSFVHMSYALQDEYPRAPTAPIHRATEFLESRAFLDFGGQIIGAPEVSGVRVQASYYRPGDFLTVHDDSHRKDHRLAAFTLGFTRRWRPDWGGQLLFHDAGGDVTRGLAPGFNVLTLFKVPTPHSVAQVASYAEARRLSLTGWLLGGKNDDP is encoded by the coding sequence ATGCCCCTTCACCCGCCGCTGAGAATCAACACCGACCTGCCGATCGACGCCCTGGCGGAGCGTTTCGCGCGTGACGGCCACGTGCAGATTCCCGTCTTCCTGACGCCGCAAGACGCCGACGCCGTCGCTGGGTTGATGGAGTCACTTACCTGGAACATCGCCGCCCCGGACGAGGCCTCCGAAACGCTGGTCATCACGCCGGAAGTCATCAAGAAGTTCGGCGAGGCGCAGGTGCGACAGTTCCTGCAATGCGCCCTCAAGCGCGCCGCCCGGGGCTTTTCGTTCGTTCACATGTCCTACGCGCTGCAGGACGAGTATCCGCGCGCGCCGACCGCGCCGATCCACCGGGCGACGGAGTTCCTGGAGAGCCGCGCCTTCCTCGACTTCGGCGGTCAGATCATCGGCGCTCCCGAAGTGAGCGGCGTGCGAGTCCAGGCGTCCTATTATCGTCCCGGCGACTTCCTCACCGTGCATGACGACAGCCACCGCAAGGACCACCGCCTGGCCGCCTTCACCCTGGGCTTCACCCGCCGCTGGCGACCCGACTGGGGCGGTCAACTGCTGTTTCATGACGCCGGCGGCGACGTGACGCGTGGCCTCGCGCCGGGCTTCAACGTGCTGACCCTGTTCAAGGTGCCGACGCCGCACTCGGTGGCCCAGGTGGCCAGCTACGCCGAGGCCAGGCGGCTGTCCTTGACCGGCTGGCTGCTGGGTGGAAAGAACGACGATCCGTGA
- a CDS encoding TonB-dependent receptor domain-containing protein, with amino-acid sequence MLGFVSRRKSLLASSILCGVMLPAAAAWAQQAEEPAQVEEIVVTGSRIARADLTSSSPVAQVGAVELKNSGVVNTENLLNTLPQAVPGITSTVNNGNNGTATVNLRGLGSARTLVLVDGKRQTPTTSDGVVDLNLIPTALIKGIDVVSGGGSAVYGSDAISGVVNFILKKDFEGLEFSAGYSETDGGEAPIYSADLTMGANFADRKGNVVLSLGYNKREALTQGQRGGMLATAWGDNAARNGLVPSGSGSIEPGRVDAFVAGRFATLPGVANSAANSAIFTNSGDVRLYNQATDTYNFAPVNYLQTPQERYSVTSLASYEIKPGLTAYAKGNFVNSKVVTQLAPTPVGNRIFRFTLDNNPFLTAAAKTALNSFGSSTSYSIPASSPWVTGTYTDVDTDGDGLYDTVTGVFNKRLSDVGPRVSKYNFFGYQMQLGLKGDIEAINGGFDLYYQYGATHGSNALLGDTSLARIQQGLLLNAAGTACADPSGGCVPVNIFGNGTMSAAAANFIKTRINSSQDYKQQFGGFTINGDTANQFSLPAGPIGFAVGFEYRAEEFDFNPSQDLATGNLTGFNASPAVAGRFDVYEGYAEVLVPLLKDLPLVKSLDLELAGRTSDYTGQPKAVQTYKVAGNWKVFDDLMLRASYNKAIRAPSVNELFSPQGNSFPTSTDPCSARGAPTAAIRQACINSGVAASVVGVINANQQTQTLSGGNPNLRPEEGKTLTAGFVYTPSWLSGFSVTGDYFDIEITDAIASFGGSTANVMNVCYGPLVNGNPSSPYCQAIVRLANGSIDYVSLTAKNVATVKTSGFDIGVTYRTTMEQLGLPDWGSLAFRSLYTNTWERTTIPDEVSTPIKCADKFGTRCSNPTPRHKLRSTMNWKMNQFGLNVVWSYLDDVKDDNPGALYTVERIGAKNYWDLSGDWSVNDNLAFTAGVRNLTQEAYPILGGNASPSNSGYPAAYDVLGRTFFLNARLRY; translated from the coding sequence TTGTTGGGTTTTGTTAGCCGTCGAAAGAGCCTGTTGGCCTCTTCCATCCTGTGCGGCGTCATGCTGCCGGCCGCCGCTGCTTGGGCGCAACAGGCTGAAGAGCCCGCCCAGGTCGAAGAAATCGTCGTCACCGGTTCGCGCATCGCCCGCGCCGACCTGACCTCGTCGAGCCCCGTCGCCCAAGTCGGCGCGGTCGAACTCAAGAACTCTGGCGTCGTCAACACCGAAAACCTGCTGAACACCCTGCCGCAGGCGGTTCCGGGCATCACCTCGACCGTCAACAACGGCAACAACGGCACCGCGACCGTCAACCTGCGTGGTCTGGGCTCGGCCCGCACGCTGGTGCTGGTTGACGGCAAGCGCCAAACCCCGACCACGTCTGACGGCGTCGTCGACCTGAACCTGATCCCGACCGCCTTGATCAAGGGCATCGACGTCGTGTCGGGCGGTGGCTCGGCCGTTTACGGTTCGGACGCCATCTCGGGCGTCGTCAACTTCATCCTGAAGAAGGACTTCGAGGGTCTCGAGTTCTCGGCCGGTTACTCGGAAACCGACGGCGGCGAGGCGCCGATCTATTCGGCCGACCTGACGATGGGCGCCAACTTCGCTGATCGTAAGGGCAACGTCGTCCTGAGCCTCGGCTACAACAAGCGTGAAGCCCTGACCCAAGGTCAACGCGGCGGCATGCTGGCCACCGCCTGGGGCGACAATGCCGCCCGTAACGGCCTCGTGCCCTCGGGCTCGGGATCGATCGAGCCCGGCCGCGTCGACGCCTTCGTCGCCGGCCGCTTCGCCACCCTTCCGGGCGTGGCCAACAGCGCCGCGAACTCGGCCATCTTCACCAACAGCGGTGACGTCCGCCTCTACAACCAAGCGACCGACACCTACAACTTCGCGCCGGTCAACTACCTGCAGACCCCGCAAGAGCGTTACTCGGTCACCTCGCTGGCCAGCTACGAAATCAAGCCGGGCCTGACCGCCTACGCCAAGGGCAACTTCGTCAACTCGAAGGTCGTGACTCAGCTGGCGCCCACCCCGGTCGGCAACCGCATCTTCCGCTTCACGCTGGACAACAACCCGTTCCTGACCGCAGCCGCAAAGACTGCGCTCAACAGCTTCGGCTCCAGCACCTCCTACTCGATCCCGGCGTCCAGCCCCTGGGTCACGGGCACCTACACGGACGTCGACACCGACGGTGACGGCCTCTACGACACCGTTACCGGCGTGTTCAACAAGCGCCTGAGCGACGTAGGCCCGCGCGTCTCGAAGTACAACTTCTTCGGCTACCAGATGCAACTGGGCCTGAAGGGCGACATCGAGGCTATCAACGGTGGCTTCGACCTCTACTACCAGTACGGCGCCACCCACGGCAGCAACGCGCTGCTGGGCGACACCAGCCTGGCCCGCATCCAACAGGGCCTGCTGCTGAACGCCGCCGGCACCGCCTGCGCCGATCCGTCGGGCGGCTGCGTCCCGGTGAACATCTTCGGCAACGGCACCATGTCGGCCGCCGCCGCGAACTTCATCAAGACGCGCATCAACTCGTCGCAGGACTACAAGCAGCAGTTCGGCGGCTTCACCATCAACGGTGACACGGCCAACCAGTTCTCGCTGCCGGCCGGTCCGATCGGCTTCGCCGTGGGCTTCGAATATCGCGCCGAAGAGTTCGACTTCAACCCCAGCCAAGACCTGGCCACGGGCAACCTGACCGGCTTCAACGCCAGCCCGGCCGTCGCCGGTCGCTTCGACGTGTACGAAGGCTACGCCGAAGTGCTGGTCCCGCTGTTGAAGGACCTGCCGCTGGTCAAGTCTCTGGACCTGGAACTGGCCGGCCGTACGTCGGACTACACCGGGCAGCCGAAGGCCGTTCAGACCTACAAGGTCGCCGGCAACTGGAAGGTCTTCGATGACCTGATGCTCCGCGCCTCGTACAACAAGGCGATCCGCGCTCCGTCGGTCAACGAACTGTTCTCGCCGCAAGGCAACAGCTTCCCGACCTCGACTGACCCGTGCTCGGCGCGTGGCGCTCCGACCGCCGCGATCCGTCAGGCCTGCATCAACTCGGGCGTGGCGGCGAGCGTCGTCGGCGTGATCAACGCCAACCAGCAGACCCAGACGCTGTCGGGCGGTAACCCGAACCTGCGTCCGGAAGAGGGCAAGACCCTCACGGCCGGCTTCGTGTACACCCCGTCGTGGCTGTCGGGCTTCTCGGTCACGGGTGACTACTTCGATATCGAAATCACCGACGCGATCGCCAGCTTCGGCGGCAGCACCGCGAACGTGATGAACGTCTGCTACGGTCCGCTGGTCAACGGCAACCCGAGCTCGCCGTACTGCCAAGCGATCGTTCGCTTGGCTAACGGCTCGATCGACTACGTCTCGCTGACCGCGAAGAACGTCGCCACCGTCAAGACCTCGGGCTTCGACATCGGCGTCACCTACCGCACGACCATGGAACAACTGGGTCTGCCGGACTGGGGTTCGCTGGCGTTCCGCTCGCTGTACACCAACACCTGGGAGCGCACGACGATCCCGGATGAGGTGTCGACCCCGATCAAGTGCGCCGACAAGTTCGGTACGCGCTGCAGCAACCCGACTCCGCGCCACAAGCTGCGTTCGACCATGAACTGGAAGATGAACCAGTTCGGCCTGAACGTGGTGTGGAGCTACCTCGACGACGTTAAGGACGACAATCCGGGCGCCCTCTACACCGTCGAGCGTATCGGCGCGAAGAACTACTGGGATCTGTCGGGCGACTGGAGCGTCAACGACAACCTGGCCTTCACGGCTGGCGTGCGTAACCTGACGCAAGAAGCCTATCCGATCCTGGGCGGCAACGCCTCGCCGTCGAACAGCGGCTACCCCGCCGCCTACGACGTGCTGGGCCGGACGTTCTTCCTGAACGCCCGCCTGCGCTACTAA
- a CDS encoding putative 2OG-Fe(II) oxygenase, with translation MTDLVTNQAWTLVDNGRAADALRLTTPPAALPQASPGLLMVHAAALKALGRTDEALAFNRRAVARAPGDRFAWYNLAATLGDLSLDDEAEGAARKTIALGLDVPEVRLVLGKALQALHRYDEAEATFERALAARPNDAAVHLNLAQLRWMRSGRAEVALGGLDRALARHPADANLWTIRSNVLTFAGDHAGADATLEDALARAPGDLGLRIAAARAAGAVGDPARMLSQAREAARLAPAAPESQTVLCEALLAHGDADAAAQVAESLVAAAPDDQYALVLRNTAWRITGDPRGGLFRDYAALVRTDKLDTPDGWESLDAFLDALRDRMLQLHDLKTHPLNQSLRGGSQVPSLDRSRDPLVQAFFASARKAVARYVEALGPGEDPIRRRRSSDFAFAGGWSVRLRSEGFHADHVHPRGWISSAFYLDLPGRFDDETTRAGWLRFGRPGCLTRPTLEAEHFIKPERGTLALFPSCLWHGTQPFTEADHRLTIAFDVVPR, from the coding sequence ATGACCGATCTCGTCACCAACCAGGCCTGGACGCTCGTCGACAACGGGCGGGCCGCCGACGCCCTGAGGCTGACCACGCCCCCCGCCGCCCTGCCCCAGGCCTCGCCCGGTCTGTTGATGGTCCACGCGGCGGCGCTGAAGGCCTTAGGCCGGACCGACGAGGCCCTGGCGTTCAACCGCCGCGCCGTGGCTCGAGCGCCCGGCGACCGCTTCGCCTGGTACAATCTGGCCGCCACGCTGGGCGATCTGTCTCTGGACGACGAAGCCGAGGGCGCGGCCCGCAAGACCATCGCTCTGGGCCTGGACGTCCCCGAGGTGCGACTCGTTTTGGGCAAGGCGCTGCAGGCGCTGCATCGCTATGACGAGGCCGAAGCGACGTTCGAACGGGCTCTGGCCGCGCGCCCGAACGACGCCGCCGTCCACCTGAACCTCGCCCAGTTGCGCTGGATGCGCTCGGGCCGCGCCGAGGTCGCGCTCGGGGGGCTTGACCGAGCCCTCGCCCGACATCCCGCTGACGCCAATCTGTGGACGATCCGAAGCAATGTCCTGACCTTCGCGGGCGACCACGCCGGGGCCGACGCGACGCTGGAGGATGCCCTGGCCCGCGCGCCTGGCGACTTGGGGTTAAGGATCGCGGCGGCGCGCGCGGCGGGCGCGGTGGGCGACCCCGCGCGGATGCTGTCCCAGGCCCGGGAGGCCGCGCGCCTGGCGCCGGCCGCGCCGGAGAGCCAGACCGTCCTGTGCGAAGCCCTGCTGGCCCACGGCGACGCCGACGCCGCCGCACAGGTAGCCGAGTCCCTGGTCGCGGCGGCGCCCGACGATCAGTACGCCCTGGTGCTACGCAACACCGCCTGGCGGATCACCGGCGACCCGCGCGGCGGTCTTTTCCGCGACTACGCGGCCCTGGTGCGCACTGACAAGCTCGATACCCCGGACGGCTGGGAGAGCCTCGACGCCTTCCTCGACGCCCTGCGCGACCGGATGCTGCAACTGCACGACCTGAAGACCCACCCGCTGAACCAATCGCTGCGGGGCGGCAGCCAGGTTCCGTCGCTGGACCGCTCGCGCGATCCGCTGGTGCAGGCTTTCTTCGCCTCGGCGCGCAAGGCGGTGGCGCGGTATGTGGAGGCGCTTGGCCCGGGCGAGGACCCGATCCGTCGACGGCGGTCATCCGACTTCGCCTTCGCGGGCGGCTGGTCTGTGCGGCTGCGGTCGGAGGGCTTCCATGCTGACCACGTCCATCCGCGCGGCTGGATCTCGTCGGCCTTCTATCTGGATTTGCCGGGCCGGTTTGACGATGAGACCACGCGCGCCGGCTGGCTCCGCTTTGGCCGTCCGGGGTGTCTGACGCGGCCGACGCTCGAGGCCGAGCACTTCATCAAGCCCGAGCGCGGGACCCTGGCCCTGTTCCCCTCGTGCCTGTGGCACGGCACCCAGCCGTTCACCGAGGCCGACCACCGCCTGACGATCGCCTTCGACGTCGTTCCGCGCTGA
- a CDS encoding HAD family hydrolase: MSTITTVGVDADDTLWHCESLFRLSHARFLELLSEHGDPEKIEAQLTAVEKRNLRVYGYGAKGFTLSMIETALEVTDGQVDTRVIREILAVGREMLTEPIEPLPGVENALSALSDRYRLILITKGDLLHQEQKLASSGLGDYFVAVEIVSEKDASTYRRVFDRYGTGPEQAVMAGNSMRSDILPALEAGCWGALIPYPLVWSHEAAEAPVGHERYVELGSISELPTWVEGISR, from the coding sequence ATGAGCACGATCACGACCGTCGGCGTCGACGCCGACGACACCCTGTGGCACTGCGAGAGCCTGTTCCGCCTGTCCCACGCCCGCTTTCTGGAACTGTTGTCCGAGCACGGCGACCCCGAGAAGATCGAGGCCCAACTGACGGCCGTCGAGAAGCGCAATCTTCGGGTCTACGGCTACGGGGCCAAGGGCTTCACCCTGTCGATGATCGAGACCGCGCTGGAGGTCACCGACGGTCAGGTCGACACTCGCGTGATCCGCGAAATCCTGGCCGTCGGCCGCGAGATGCTGACCGAGCCGATCGAGCCGCTGCCGGGCGTCGAGAACGCGCTCTCGGCGCTGTCTGACCGCTATCGCCTGATCCTGATCACCAAGGGCGACTTGCTGCACCAAGAGCAGAAGCTGGCTTCGTCGGGCCTGGGCGATTACTTCGTCGCCGTCGAGATCGTGTCCGAGAAGGACGCCAGCACCTACCGCCGGGTCTTCGACCGCTACGGCACGGGCCCCGAGCAGGCGGTGATGGCGGGCAACTCGATGCGCTCGGACATCCTGCCGGCGCTGGAGGCCGGCTGCTGGGGCGCCTTGATCCCGTACCCGCTGGTCTGGTCCCACGAGGCCGCCGAGGCGCCCGTGGGGCATGAGCGGTATGTGGAACTGGGCAGCATCAGCGAACTGCCGACGTGGGTGGAGGGTAT